From Juglans regia cultivar Chandler chromosome 9, Walnut 2.0, whole genome shotgun sequence:
CTACTCAGTTTGATCCTCCTTGAAGATCAACTCGAGATAGACATCCTCCTTACTATCTTCAGTCTTACCATTGTCAACAGGCTACTTTGCAATCTTCTCTTTCCTCTCATCAACAAGTTGTTGGGTCTTCTCCTCATAATACTTCTCATTCCCTCAGTAAGTTCTTGACTTATGACAGATTATCTCATTCTCATAAGCACTTTGTTTTTGCCACTTCCACTCTATTTGAACCCAAGACTTTTTCTCAAGCTATCTCTTACCCCGAGTGAAGAATTGACATGCAATCTAAAATATCAGCATTGGAAGAGAATCATACATGAGACTTAGTTCCTTTACCTGCTGGAAAACATCCtgttggttgtaaatgggtgtataaattgaaatttaactCAGATGGTAGTGTTGAGAGATGTAAGGCTCGATTGGTAGCTAAGGGTTACACTCAATTGGAGGGTTTTGATTACCATGAGACCTTCAGTCCAGTAGCTAAGCTTACCACAGTTTGGCTTTTTCTGTTCATTGTTGCTGTCAAGAAATGAAACACTATTCAAATGGATGTGAATAATGCTTTCTTGAATGGTGACCTCCACGAGGAGGTTTATAGATCTTTGCCACCTGGTTTTGACAGCAAGGGGGAGGAGTCTAATATGGTTTGTAAGCTTAAAAAGTCATTATATGACTTAAAACATGCATCAAGACAGTGGTTTGCCAAGTTTTCTTCAGCTTTGATAATTGCTGGTTTTACTCAATCAAAATAAGACTATTCTCTTTTCTCTAAGATTGAAGGCAACTCAGTCATCATGCTTTTAGTCTatgttgataatattttaatagctAGCAATGATgttgcatctatgacttctttAAAAGCATGTCTGAATGATCATTTTAAGTTGAAAGACTTAGccttttaaagtatttttttgggTCCAGAGGCTGCTAGATCTTCTAAAGGAATTCATCTATGCCAGAGGAAATATTCTTTAGAAATTATTGAGGATTGTGGTCTACTTGATTGTAAACCAGCAAATTCTCCAATGGAACAAAATCTGGTTCTTAAGTTTAGTAATGGTGATGAATCGGAAGACTCTTCTCAATACAGAAGATCAATTGGCATATTGATCTATTTGACTATTACAAGGCTAGATATTACTTTTTCTATGCAAAAGTTAAGTCAGTTTATGCATAAGCCTTGAAAGCCACATATGGTAGCAGCTTACAGAGTAGtccaatatattaaaaacacaATTGGTTTTGGTATGTTTTTCTTTGCTTCTTCAACTGATCTTCAACTTAAGATATATACAGACTCTGATTAGGCTGCATGCCATGACACTAGGAGGTCTGTTACTGGTTATACTGTGTTCTTGGGGGATAATTTGGTCAGCTCGAAATCAAAGAAGTAACACACAATTTCCAGATCTTCAGCAGAATCAGAATATAGGGCAATGGCAGCAACTGTGTGTGAAGTGATTTGGTTAAAAAATTTGTTGACAGATTTTGGTATCAAGCACTCTCAAGCTGCTCTCATGTATTGTGATAGTCAAGTTACAATTCACATCTCATCCAATCCAATTTATCATGAACAGATCaaatatattgaatttgattgCCACTTTGTAAGAGAGAAGCTACAAGATGGGATTATCAAGCTGTTTCATGTAAAGTCTACCAACCAAATAATAGATATTCTAACTAAAGCTCTCAGATTGTATCAATTTAATCATCTCATTGGCAAGATAGGACTAGTAAATATATGTagtccatcttgagggggagtaatAAGTCTTacaatatacatatttttatgcTTTACTATTTTTACACGTTTATATAGAAAAGACGATAACTTactattattgtatttttgacTAATGAGAGTCTGGGAACAACTTTGTATATAAAGCTCATGTAATTACACTTGATGAATACAacagaatattttattctactttggAAATTAGTTCTCATAACATATTCAACAAGAGttgtagaaaaattcaaagataaaataTGTAGTTCTttaaagagagaacaaaacatttagAAGATGAATGGGTGTTTTGTATCAAATTTGTGGTGcataaaatactatatttttcatttgctaATAACTTCAATCTTTAATTTCTTCGTATACGAGGCAAAACAATGTTGACAGTTGAAGTTAATAAGTGAATTACATGTTTATTGGACTAATTTAGattcatatcatatatttattgaaatagttaataaatttatattttattccttctatatatatatgataatagaGGAATGCTACATGCAGTCAAAGAGTGTGCAAACGCCTCgcagttgctttgaaaaaaagtgaggcctactaataaaaaattaattttttttcatgtggatcccgtatttattaacttttttcataGTAATTGTACAACGCTTatgcactcacgactgcaactatcatttctcatgatAATAAATGCTTGAATtgcattatatatgatttttaataatttttttttatcaatattgaaaatcaaagcaacaacaaaaattgataaaaaaaaataaaacaactaaaaaatCCACaagaaaatacacaataaataaataaaaaaaattctaaactaGTAAAAATTCAGGTTTCCATGGCGGCATGACCATGAGTGCTCCaagaaggaagagatgaaaaaGTGGAGGAAAAGCTAAGGAGGAGAATGataagaggaggaggagaagaagaagaagaggacgTAGCCACgacgagagggagagagggtctGAGAGAAGAaccataggagagagagagagagagagtgtgtgtgtgtcgGGGGTGGTTAGGTTTAACTTAAACATAACCTCAAAACATTGTTATTTCAttgtttactttttaaaaaaataaatctaaaataaaatgaagtcattttattaacaatttttttaataatatataattatatatatatatatatatattaagctagACTGGGATCAGGAAAGAGGGCCAAGGTATTGGCTTGGCCCAGCTCGCCCCCCACCCCTGTTGCTTAAAAGCTTGTGGGCAGGGCAACCCACCCCCGCATGGTGCGAGCGAGGTTGCCTACACCACCTAGGTGAGATCTGGGTAGTGGATGGTGGGGTGGCCAACCCTATCAGTTTTTATTAGattctttttttaagttttgaaaagcACACTAAATTATAGCATGATTCTTAAATACATTTGGAATTATGATTCTTGATAACTCAATCCCTAAatcgaattttttttatacaaattaccAATGTGTTATTGGGAATTTAAATCCAATGATAAACCTCTAGTTTCTTTAACATTTGGATTTGTGAAGGACAACTATGTTATTTGGTTATGAACAAGAATAATACTATCTAATTTAAAGGATGAGGTATcattgtttttcatatatttatcaagacagaaaaccaaaaaataaaaaatcgaatCAGAACGTGCTGGgctaaattcctcaaaactcgGTCGATCCATAAAAACTAAGCCCAGCCCATAATAGATTGGACCAAGGAAATGAGCCCAATGGCCCGATTTAAAGCCTCGAAATTTCTAAGTAGCTATCCTaccaatgaaaatatttcaagcTCCCACAAAGAGAGAATAATCTGCTTTAGAAAGAAAGTCAAATAACAAAGAAGCAGAACAGATTTACAGCCAATAAATTTCATTTGACACAAAAAAACATTAAGGactgagatgatatgatatgattttagatgaaagttgaataaaatcttattagaatattatttttttaatattattattattttaaaatttgaaaaaaataaattatttattatattttatatgaaaatttaaaaaaattataatgatgaaatgaaaagaaactgtttatgtatccaaacaagAACTAAAAATCACCAATTAAATTCATTCGacaccaataaataaataaataaatccaaggCTGTGAGGGAGAGTATCAACCACTTGcatattttcaatttggttAACTGGGTTTACAGCACAGAGACAACAATACACTGGGAGGAAATAAacactatataataataataataaagggaATAATACACGGTACATGTTGATGCCTTAAAGAATATATCTATATGAAAAGGCCctgtaaattaataaaatcatattatttggTGATTAATTTTcagttgaaaaatatgaattcaAAGATTTTTTGCTTCTTTAGACTGAACTAATATCTCTATGAGCTGCTGAACTTGCTTCGCTTTTGCTTCTATTCTCCAAATCATATTTGTACTTTGACACTCCAAGAGATTCTCATAATGACTTGGGTTGCTATTGTTTTCATCATCTTGAACTCCCATTAGAGGAGTACCAGAGTTTTTTCTGGCAAATCAATATCTTCTCCTTGTCGATACCATACTCGGTGTCTTCTTTACGGCAACCCCATCTCATCCCCTTGGCAATGGTGGCAACAGCATCTACAAAAAAACTGGATTCCCGAATTATTGCATACCCGTTGGGTCGCAGCATCCGGTCCATCTCCAGGAGTACATATTTCATGTCACATCTGCCAAAATACTAGCTATTGTCAGAACCAGAATACTTGTGTAGTTCATGCATCAATTAGCCAGAAACAGAATGTTTTAACTTGTTCCTATCATACTTAAGAGCTAACAGTGCACCACAATagtcaaatcatattaattctaatattgaaaaaaagagGAGTGCCCTCATGCATTTGAAACCAAAGTATTTTCTCCATGGCAGACTCAGTTTGCTATTTGGGAGACTCACATGCACTCTAAGCTGAGAATAAGCAAGTCTGTTCTACGTTATTAGCTTTTAACCTTATGTATCCAGTTTGGCCCACTCCACTGAATTCTCAAACAGCCCTGGGATTACAAATTTCAGTAATGTCCCAAGCCTTTTGTTTTCTCTACTGTAAAGTTCAACCAAGTTGGTGACCAGTttctaatatgttatttttcagATCTGAATTGTCTGCTTGGGCAGTCTAGTCAACAAGATAAATTTATCATAATCAGTTCACACTTCAACATCAACTTTGTCCCCCATCAGACGAGTGTCATTCCAAACCCAGAGGCAAAAGAGTTATCACCATCCGAAAATAATCAActagttcataaaaaaaaaagtgaagcaTTTGGCCAGTGCCTTACCTGTGGCTTTCATCAGTAAAGAGGCTATCAAGGTGAAGGAGATCATATGTTCTAGGATATGTTGAGAATGCTTCACACCTACCAAAGCAGCAGATACCATTCAGTATGTTATAATCAATAAGATACAAGGAAGGTACTTAGGATGCCATCTGTGAGGAGAAAAGGTtccagaaaataattaaaaaattaccaatcatgGTAAGTTCCAATGAGACCCCGATCAAAGATCACGGGAAGTGTATTGGCAGCATAGGATGAGACAACATTCATGACCCACACAGGATCATCAACTATAGCTGCAGCAAATCCCCCATAAACGGTATTCATGTCCATTACATTTCTTATCTTGTCAGTCCCAATTCCAGGGAGCAACTTTTTGTAGTGCTTCACTCGTACCTTCCACTTACTGTCATCATGCTTGAAGGTACTAGCACTCCCACCGGGAACATCTGAAACCCGCTCAGGTGCAACATGCAACCGCTCAGGCCATTTAGGGATGGATGCCAATGCAGATTTCTTAAGGTTTGGGTTTGGAACAACAACACAAGGACGAAGTGGGGTGTACCATGCTGAATCTGGCTCAAGGCTATCATCACATTTAGGTGGATAGGCATCTGGATTATCCAGCTGATTGTAGCAACTATTGTCTGAAGATTTCTGCCAAACAGCAATGTcatcttttttcttgtaaagTTTGAAGCACATAGAAGTTAGCAGGTCCTGCAACTTTTCGTAATCTGATCTCTGCTCTTCCACAGTTGTGTTCCATCCTCGCCATCGGTTTTCATAGTTAACTGGTGGGCCAGACAAAACCCAGAAGCCTCCAGGACGAAGTATGCGGTGTATTTCAAGGAGGTACATTCCACCTGAAAGCAGGAAATTTGATTAGTGAAAGAAAGCAAGAATAATACCgctcacaaaaaataatcagCAATTTTTTTACTAACTTATGCATGTTCCAAAAGGAAATTCCTAACAACCTAAGTGGATGAGGATTTAAAACAACGACATCACATGAAGTTAGTTAAGGGAAAAGAAACTCAGGCCACAAAAGAAACCACATCAACGATCTATCTTATGCacagtttgtgcataaaataagcACCAGCAATTGCTACACAATTGCAAAActccagaaaaataaattgcacACTCTAAACTAAATATACAGTATTCTCAGAACAAACTACATCATCTGCAGATGAGAAAAGgcagaaaaaaattgaaaaatagctGATCTTGTAGACAGAGCACGTAATGGACCCCAATTAAATCGTATGACATGCATTCTCACCCCAAAGttccaactaaaaaaaaaaaaaaaacacgaacCGTGACTACTCGATTGTCTATTTGGACGAAATTCTCTTAGTTTCATAGGTTTAGAAAATACTTACCAAACTCTGTCCATGGGATAAGGCATCTTGAGCAATGAGCCATATCAAATGACTTTGAAGGGAAAGGAAGGCGTTGTGTGGAAATGATGCCAAGTATTGCTGGAATTCCACGTTCCAGTGCAAACTGGACTTGAGCTTCATGATTATCTCTTGGGGCAAGGGAAACCGTTAGAATACCACGATCTAGCAAATCACCACCCCAGCTTGCAACCTAAGAATTAAGCCATTTGTACAGATCAATTGGCCTATCTTCTAGCAGataaaatattagttatttCCACTACCTCTGATTAAATTCTCTACAGCACTGCAAACAGATGACCATGTCTTCAAGGACAAAACATATATAGACAAATAAATGACTAGTAGAAAATAAATGTCTTAAATAAGATGAATGTCATAAACAATGGAGAAGATGAAAGAGTCACTCACCCCGCACCCAGTGTCAATGGCAGTTCGAACAGTACCATCTTTCATTTCTGGGATCAGATCTTGCATCAGATCAACATATGCACCAACACCTCTAGGGAACATAGTACCCCCACCAGGAAAGAGGAACTTATCCCCTTCTTTCCTAAGCCAATTCTGATTTGATTTCTGCTTGTTAATCCAATTATATGGTACATTCCTGGAAAGTCCACGTGATTAATTCAATGAAGCACTCAAAGCACTCAAATTAGGTATAAGATCCTGGCAACTTAAAGCCAGGGAGGCACTttaactaaaaactaaaaagatcaTAATACCTGTACCAACATTGATCCCTGCTCTTTGGCCATTTAATAGGCGGCTTATACCCATCAGGGGGTGGAACCAAGCATTCCTTCCTTTCAAATACTGGAGGACAGTGACGTTCCATGAATCTAAGGCGCTGAAGACCATACTTCCTCCACCtctaaacaaataaacatgAATCAGACGTAAGGGACTTTTATACCCTACAACCTTTTCCTAGATTCCAATACGTCtacaacacaaaaataaattaacagtACCCTGGGATCCGTGCATGGAGTGTAGTCTTGATAGTCACTGCTGCATTCGGGAAATACAATGGGTTTAACTTGAAGAGGAGTAACTACCGATCCTTTTGGGGATTGGACATCCCTTGCAACATTGTTGGTGTCAAACCCGCTCTTTTCAGAACAAAAGATTCCAccaagataaaatgaaaatccaCATAGCAACAGAAACATAATTGACATGGGGACAATCCTGGAATTTTTATCCCCTTGGGGAAATGGTTTTCCATCTTTATGCTTCATGATTCCCTAAAATTTGCAAATATCTGCACAGATGCAAGGGACTTGTAAGTACCCAAAGACTggaattttttctatctttaaatttttttttaacgcTAATAACATTCCACCTTCCTCAACTCagtaaatcatatataaaacagAGGCATTATGCATATTTTCTCCTTATTACTTAAGAAATCAGAATTTTCCCTTACTCCCCAAATCACATATTTCCATCTGTCCTCATTTGCAGTTAAAGGAAATGAAGaacactaaaaaaattataacagcCCAGCCACTCTAACCACACTATTCATGACATTCCAAGTTCACATCTCATTCCCTGTTATCacccaaaaaattaaacttggcatcatgaaaatgaaacaaaagatCAATGGATGCGCTGACTCAACTATTTAAGTTCCATTCATCCCAAATATTATGCAACTACCAGTTAGTTCTTTTCAATTAATCAGTGTCCTACCAAAtttaaaagaaaggagaaaaagaaaaaagaaaagaaaggtcAAGCAACAACTTCAAAAGTATGTACTGATGTGTTTAACTGAGCAAAACCCATCTGCAATGTGAAAAACACAAAGCAAGaagttaatttttattagaagtTATAAACACCAGAAGTGCGCAGCAATCAGATCGATGCAAGTCATGCCACAAGACTCAATTTTGAAGATCAGATCCAGTTTATGCGTGCAAATTCTCCTCAATTAACACAAAGGAAAGAGAGTCGGGtgggaaaaaaaagttgaaaaaaaagacCCAAAATAATCGGCGCAAACAGCGGAAGGATTAAGATCCAAATGTCAATAATCAATACCAACCACTAAATTGACTACGGTAAGCTGTAAACTACGAGATCTGATAGCGACTACAGACAACTATTATTTTGCATGTCACCTTGGCTTTACATTTTCACACATGATATTGGGTCCCAAACCTAACAAACGCAGCCGACCTTATGACTTATGAGGGGGCCCCACTCTCTCTCCCACTACTTCAAAAGGCAGAAAAAGAAGTGTTGATCTTACACCAaccatagaaaagaaaaaagcaaataaaagagAGTGCATCATGCAGTTTAATCATTTCTTCAAACATAAGAAAAGTTCCCATGATTTCATCGTCACTGCATGCCAATCAGCTGCTTCTGAAACATCAATGGTTATATGACATCAAGAAACGCAATtaataggaaaaaagaaaaaagagcaaaagCACACAGTTCCAATGCATTGCCAATCAAAGTATAGGATGAAATGCATCCATATGGTGCCGAAACAGAGCAGACAATGCAGACATAAATGAAACAACAATTCTCTTGAAAACCCATCTTGTAATTAGGAAATCAACACAGAACATGGAAGAACAAAGCAACTGATCTAGACTTATACCCatatcaaaagagaaaaacgGGTCTACAATCAAAATGAAGATCAATTATGCAAATGGAAGAACACTCATCATGAGAACATGCATCCATGTCATGAAGAAGAGCATAAAAGTCGGAAATTGATAAAAGATAAAGATGGATAGAAGGAAACTGGATTATTAATACAATGATAGTATCTGACTAGATCTGACAGAGAACAAAGAAAAGCAAGAAACAAAGAGCAAACAGTGAGTAGCCACACAACAAGTCCAgggagaagatgagagagagagagagacgatgatgAACATTGAGTACgtacctctctctctttctctgtacAGCCTCTATTTTTCTCACTGCTTCCAAAATCCAAAGGAGAGACAAAATGGGAATCCGTCGAAAACTCTCTcttaagggagagagagagagagagaggaaacttGAATAAAGGAGTATGCAAAAACCGAGATCTCAAGCTGGGTCTTTTATAACTCTCACCCCCTTGCCTTCCGCTCTGCTGGCCCCCCCACCCCACCGGTTTTTCTGAAGACTCCATTCTGCTTCTctggtaaaaaaaattattataataataacgTGATAATGATGATCATGGAAATATATGCCTCCTCCCCTCTAAAGTTTTGTCCTTTTTCCTTTATGTGTCGGTGAATCTACATCGGTCTACTGTCATTCACGGAAAATAGCCAACCCGAATGGTTTCTAGTTTCTACCACACTTCCACGCACTGAATTACACGCAGAAAAGATCAAGACCATGGGATTCTTCAGTTTTTTACTTCTCTgtattaataatagaataatacagtaagggaaaaaaaaaagatcaattcttttttctttttgtctaacttatttttcttttttatataataaattttaaataattatattatataagaaaattaaggcAGATATTTATGGCGTTGAAGGCTTTGCACTGCTTGTATccttatcatttatttatatacagttTGATATGCCGGTGATCCTTGGCCATTAATTTTGTTCTCTCACTCGAACTACTCGAAGAACGCCAGGATTCAAATCTCCCACTTGTTACttcgaaaaataaaataaaataaaattataaaaggatATTTACTTTGtcagattttataaaaataaaattataaaagtgatataatttgatgatatgctaaatattttaactttataatttgacgtaccaGTCagatcaatttatgaatttatttttatgaaatttttttgtgattaaaatttaTCACGTAGAcgataaattatttcaaaaaaatattaaatataatcgTAAAGTACATAAACGtcacacaattttattaaaaaaatagataaatatgaaattcatacaaaaaaatttattttttaataataaatcttatttttttcaaataaaatatacgaCACTTGCATGTGTTCATTGCATGATCTTCATGATGACCAATAATAACTAAAGATAGTCGGAAACCCCAAATGCAAGATTTATAAGAACTGTAATGCTTAAACTGCTGAAGGAACATGGATTCCTGTCTAGGCCATGGCTTTCGGGGTTCATCAACAGGGCAATGTCCCTTTCCTGTCCTTGGATCGAAGGGACACTCTAACAAGATACTTTGTTTATCCCATGTTTAACATCCTAAATTTTGTGTGCAACTGtaatcttcttttttattttttcctcacataaattaaataatttaattataatatatatatatatatatctctaattCCCAGCTCAGGTGGAAGGTGTCAAATTCTCATGAAAATTAGTCCAATCATTTCTATAATTAAGGCTAGAGTTTCAACATTAAAGTCAGTGGTGTATTTCTCActgatttgtatatatatatatatatatatatatatatatatatatatatatagatattgggGGGTTTCTGACTTTTTTGTACCactgattttatgtttttgtttttgtttttcttggtgaTGAAGAATGCTCGTAGAAACGGGTAGACCCACCTATCTTCATTCCAATAAAAAAGTTTGGCAAAAACCATTAATTGCCCACAAATTATGGCTTTTTATATTATGCCATTGCTTAAATCTCAAGTTTAGCCACCTATATTTTTTGGCCAAGTGCTCTTCCATTTCATCCTAATATTTGTGGGTTGAATAAATCTATTATACTACCtcattttgctt
This genomic window contains:
- the LOC109014247 gene encoding probable methyltransferase PMT21 — encoded protein: MKHKDGKPFPQGDKNSRIVPMSIMFLLLCGFSFYLGGIFCSEKSGFDTNNVARDVQSPKGSVVTPLQVKPIVFPECSSDYQDYTPCTDPRRWRKYGLQRLRFMERHCPPVFERKECLVPPPDGYKPPIKWPKSRDQCWYRNVPYNWINKQKSNQNWLRKEGDKFLFPGGGTMFPRGVGAYVDLMQDLIPEMKDGTVRTAIDTGCGVASWGGDLLDRGILTVSLAPRDNHEAQVQFALERGIPAILGIISTQRLPFPSKSFDMAHCSRCLIPWTEFGGMYLLEIHRILRPGGFWVLSGPPVNYENRWRGWNTTVEEQRSDYEKLQDLLTSMCFKLYKKKDDIAVWQKSSDNSCYNQLDNPDAYPPKCDDSLEPDSAWYTPLRPCVVVPNPNLKKSALASIPKWPERLHVAPERVSDVPGGSASTFKHDDSKWKVRVKHYKKLLPGIGTDKIRNVMDMNTVYGGFAAAIVDDPVWVMNVVSSYAANTLPVIFDRGLIGTYHDWCEAFSTYPRTYDLLHLDSLFTDESHRCDMKYVLLEMDRMLRPNGYAIIRESSFFVDAVATIAKGMRWGCRKEDTEYGIDKEKILICQKKLWYSSNGSSR